A stretch of the Nakaseomyces glabratus chromosome L, complete sequence genome encodes the following:
- the LCB4 gene encoding sphinganine kinase LCB4 (CAGL0L04554g~Ortholog(s) have D-erythro-sphingosine kinase activity, role in calcium-mediated signaling, sphingolipid metabolic process and Golgi apparatus, cortical endoplasmic reticulum, plasma membrane localization) produces MRHEVAVRATVTDAGIKIKSQTRGFCCPEVVHKPQGLSSILGGCFLSCCAPLGVNDAELSLDPDNSTFSMDEDIAEAPTVSDTIPFGRILGARYRDSSANSQTHETEGLLHGIGHQRYIDLTYACMKDHHVVPCTVPLQIDYVPMAHENPDLVELIIEKSYQNVKRNRSILVIINPHGGKGKAMHIFKKRIEPILIASECSFELMETKYSRHATDIAREIDLEEFDTIACASGDGVPYEVINGLYMREDKVDAFNKITVTQLPCGSGNAMSISCHWTDNPSFAALCLVKSVESRIDLMLCTQPDSEDPEPKLSFLSQTYGVIAESDINTEFIRWMGPLRFDIGVAFNVLQKKCYPCDIYVKYAAQSKRELSVHYTKNKTTQYLEFENLITETDTESSDSGIPVENITEENLRIKYPVEDGIPNDWVKLDDEIGNNLSVFYTGKMPYVAANTKFFPAALPADGTFDMIIMKANLPVAKSFPILLSIDKGEHVLDSEVIHSKVLAYKIIPKIENSLISIDGERFPCKPLQVEVLPKLCKTLLRNGKYIDTDFDMLCADTKLP; encoded by the coding sequence ATGAGACATGAAGTTGCTGTGAGGGCCACAGTCACTGATGCCGGTATAAAGATTAAGTCTCAGACCAGAGGGTTTTGCTGTCCTGAAGTGGTTCATAAACCACAGGGGTTATCCTCCATTCTCGGTGGGTGTTTCTTATCTTGCTGTGCACCGTTGGGAGTCAATGACGCAGAACTCTCTTTAGACCCGGACAATTCCACCTTCTCCATGGATGAGGACATCGCTGAAGCACCGACAGTTTCCGATACTATTCCCTTTGGCAGGATTCTGGGTGCCCGCTACAGGGATTCAAGCGCTAATTCACAGACTCACGAAACTGAGGGGTTGCTGCACGGTATAGGGCATCAACGGTACATTGACTTGACTTACGCATGCATGAAGGACCACCATGTGGTTCCTTGCACAGTGCCGTTACAGATTGATTATGTACCAATGGCTCATGAGAACCCAGACTTGGTGGAATTGATAATAGAGAAAAGTTATCAAAATGTCAAGAGAAATAGATCAATTCTTGTCATAATTAATCCACACGGTGGTAAAGGCAAAGCAATGcatatattcaaaaagagAATTGAACCAATATTGATCGCTAGTGAATGCTCCTTTGAATTAATGGAGACTAAGTACTCCAGGCATGCAACTGATATTGCACGAGAGATAGACCTAGAGGAATTCGACACTATTGCTTGCGCTTCAGGGGATGGTGTACCATATGAAGTTATTAACGGATTATACATGAGAGAAGATAAAGTGGATGcttttaataaaattacaGTAACACAATTGCCTTGTGGATCAGGTAACGCCATGAGTATATCTTGTCATTGGACAGACAACCCATCGTTTGCCGCGCTATGCCTTGTGAAGTCTGTCGAGTCCAGGATTGATTTAATGCTATGTACTCAACCTGACTCCGAAGATCCTGAACCTAAATTGTCGTTTCTAAGCCAAACATATGGTGTGATCGCTGAATCTGATATTAATACTGAGTTTATAAGATGGATGGGCCCTCTAAGGTTTGACATTGGCGTGGCATTTAACGTTCTACAGAAGAAATGCTATCCATGCGATATCTATGTAAAATATGCGGCTCAATCCAAAAGAGAACTGTCTGTACATTAcaccaaaaataaaaccACACAATATTTGGAGTTCGAAAATCTCATTACAGAAACGGATACTGAGAGCTCCGATTCTGGTATACCGGTGGAGAATATTACAGAAGAAAATCTCAGGATCAAGTATCCTGTTGAAGATGGCATCCCTAATGATTGGGTCAAACTTGATGACGAAATAGGTAATAATTTGTCAGTTTTTTACACTGGAAAGATGCCTTACGTAGCTGCAAACACAAAGTTCTTCCCCGCCGCACTACCAGCGGATGGTACATTCGATATGATCATAATGAAAGCCAACTTACCTGTTGCTAAATCCTTTCCTATATTGTTGTCGATTGATAAAGGAGAGCATGTTCTCGATTCAGAAGTTATTCACAGTAAAGTTTTGGCCTATAAGATTATTCCAAAGATAGAAAACAGTCTAATCTCAATAGATGGTGAGAGATTCCCTTGTAAACCACTACAGGTTGAAGTATTACCAAAGCTGTGTAAAACATTACTGAGGAATggtaaatatattgatacTGACTTCGATATGCTATGTGCTGATACGAAACTACCATAA